In Buchnera aphidicola (Cinara curtihirsuta), the genomic window AATTCTGCGAATAGGTGTGTACAAAAAATTTTTCTAGTAATATCCCCGTTAGCTCCAGCTAACACTCTTCCTCTCATTACGCCATATATATGGACATGACCATCTGAAATTAATTCAGCTCCTGAACTAACATTATTAGTAATTATTAAATCAGTATTAGGTAGATATATTCTTTGACCGGAACGTACTAATTTATTAAAAACATAATTTTTTTGATTATTTATATCATAATAAGATGAATTTATATGTTTATTTTGATTATTATTATTATAATTTTTATTTTTATAAATTTTTGATTTAATTTTTTTGTGTAGAGAAAAAACAGGCAATCCAGATTTTGAAATTATTTTTTCTATATTTTTATTTTTACAACCTGTTATACCAATTAAAAATAAACCAATAGATAAAATAAAATTTTTAATATTAATCCAGTCAAACTTATATGATAATTTTTCTATATTTAGCATAATAGGTATATTTTTAAAAAAAGAAGGAGATTCTTGAATTTTTTCAATTAAAAAATCTTTAAAATAACTAAATTTTATATTTTTTACATAAATTACTAAAATAGTAAAATTTTTTTTTTCAAAAGTAATTAACTGATGTTCCATATATTTTAACCTGATATATAAATAATATTAATTATATAACAATAATTATTGTAAATAAAATAAATTTTAATATATAAATAAAATTAAATATTATATACTAAATATAGTTTCATATATTCCTCTATTATAAGATAAATATATTTATAGTAAATACACGTGATATTTTTTAAAAATATATATTTATTTAAAAAATAAAATTATATATATAATTATCAATAATTATCAATATTTTTACTATTATCTATTAAAGAAAACAAATACTATGTACTCTCAATCATTATCTTTATCTAAAGAATATCAATTATTAATAAAAAATATTCAATTATTTAAAAATAAATCTACAATTTTATCTGGAATAATACCATATCAATTATTTAATAAAAAATTTTTTAAAAATTTTATTATATATATTCAATATTATGATTTATATAAAGTAAAAAATAAAAAAA contains:
- the minC gene encoding septum site-determining protein MinC; translation: MEHQLITFEKKNFTILVIYVKNIKFSYFKDFLIEKIQESPSFFKNIPIMLNIEKLSYKFDWINIKNFILSIGLFLIGITGCKNKNIEKIISKSGLPVFSLHKKIKSKIYKNKNYNNNNQNKHINSSYYDINNQKNYVFNKLVRSGQRIYLPNTDLIITNNVSSGAELISDGHVHIYGVMRGRVLAGANGDITRKIFCTHLFAELISIAGEYLTIEQIPLKFLGKSVEISLINHILCIKNLI